The Kineothrix sp. IPX-CK genomic interval TCTATCGCTCGGAATTAGTAGAAAAGATCAGCGAGTTGGATGACGACTTGATGATGATGTATTTGGAAGGCGAAGAGCCGACCAATGAGCAGTTGAAAGCAGCTTTGAGAAAAGGAACCTGCGAGTGTACTGCAATACCCGTATGCTGCGGTACCGCTTATAGAAACAAAGGCGTTCAGAAGCTTTTAAACGCAGTCTTGGAGTTCATGCCCGCTCCTACAGACATCCCGGCTATTAAGGGTGTCGATTTGGACGGCAATGAAGTGGAAAGACACTCTTCCGATGAAGAACCTTTCTCTGCTTTGGCATTCAAGATTATGGCTGACCCGTTTGTAGGTAAACTGGCATTCTTCAGAGTTTATTCCGGTACGGTGAACTCAGGTTCTTATGTACTGAATGCAACAAAGGATAAAAAAGAACGTGTTGGACGTATTCTTCAGATGCACGCGAACAAGAGGGCGGAGTTAGATAAGGTTTACTCCGGCGACATCGCTGCAGCGGTAGGATTTAAAGTTACAACGACTGGCGATACTATCTGTGATGAGCAGCATCCGGTAATTCTCGAATCCATGGAATTCCCTGAACCGGTTATCGAGTTGGCAATCGAGCCTAAGACGAAAGCAGGACAGGGTAAAATGGGTGAAGCTTTGGCAAAACTTGCGGAAGAAGATCCTACATTCCGTGCTCACACAAATCCGGAGACCGGACAGACGATTATTGCAGGTATGGGCGAGCTCCATCTGGAAATCATCGTAGACAGACTTCTTCGTGAATTCAAGGTAGAAGCTAACGTAGGCGCTCCTCAGGTTTCTTACAAAGAGACGTTTACAAAACCTGTGGATCAGGATTACAAGTATGCAAAACAGTCCGGTGGCCGTGGACAGTACGGACATTGTAAGGTTAAATTCGAGCCTATGGATCCTAACGGCGAGGAAATCTTCAAATTCGAATCCACAGTTGTGGGCGGTGCTATTCCGAAGGAGTACATCCCGGCTGTAGGCGAAGGTATCGAAGAGGCTTCCAAGTCAGGTGTTCTTGGCGGATTCCCCGTACTCGGTGTACACGCTAACGTTTATGACGGTTCCTACCACGAAGTCGACTCTTCCGAAATGGCATTCCATATTGCAGGTTCCATGGCATTCAAGGAAGCTATGAAGAAAGCGAATCCGGTACTTTTGGAGCCTATCATGAAGGTAGAAGTTACGATGCCTGAAGACTACATGGGTGATGTTATCGGTGATATCAACTCCAGGCGCGGACGTATCGAAGGTATGGAGGACATCGGAGGCGGTAAGATGGTAAGAGGTTATGTTCCGCTTGCTGAGATGTTCGGATATGCTACTGACTTACGTTCCAAGACACAGGGACGAGGTAACTATTCCATGTTCTTTGAGAAATACGAGCAGGTACCGAAGAGCGTACAGGAAAAGGTTCTGGCAGCTAAGTCAAAATAATCAAACTGCAGGACATAAATAGTGCTTGAAAAACTTGGTATTATTTAATATAATCAAAGGTAGCCGAGTTAATCGAAAAAAATAAAATTATATTGTTAAACAAATTAAAGGAGGACTTTAGAAATGGCTAAAGCTAAATTTGAAAGAAACAAACCCCATTGTAATATTGGAACCATTGGTCATGTTGATCATGGTAAAACAACTTTAACAGCAGCAATCACAAAGACGTTGAATGTAAGACTGGGCACAGGCCAGGCTGTTGCATTCGATATGATCGATAAGGCTCCGGAAGAAAGAGAACGTGGTATCACGATTTCTACTTCTCACGTTGAGTATGAGACAGAGAAGAGACACTATGCACACGTTGACTGCCCCGGACATGCCGATTATGTAAAGAACATGATCACCGGTGCTGCTCAGATGGATGGTGCTATCCTCGTTGTTGCTGCAACTGACGGTGTTATGGCTCAGACGAAAGAGCACATCTTACTTTCCCGTCAGGTAGGTGTTCCTTATATCGTAGTATTCATGAACAAATGTGATATGGTTGATGATGCTGAATTGCTCGAGTTAGTTGAGATGGAAGTTAGAGACTTATTGTCTGAGTATGAATTCCCGGGCGATGACACACCGGTTATTCAGGGATCCGCTTTAAAGGCCCTCGAAGATCCGAACGGCGAGTGGGGCGACAAGATTCTTGAGCTTATGAACGCTGTTGACAGCTATGTTCCGGACCCGGTTCGCGATACAGATAAGCCTTTCCTTATGCCTGTCGAAGACGTATTCACGATTACTGGTCGTGGTACGGTTGCTACAGGACGTGTTGAGCGTGGTACACTTCACCTCAATGAGGAAGTTGAAGTTGTTGGTATCAAAGAAGAGTCCAGAAAGACCGTTGTTACCGGTATCGAAATGTTCCGCAAGATGCTTGACGAAGCTCAGGCTGGTGATAACATCGGTGCATTGCTTCGTGGTATCCAGAGAACAGAAATCGAAAGAGGCCAGGTTCTTTCCAAACCCGGTACTGTAAAATGTCACAAGAAATTTACAGCTCAGGTTTACGTTCTGACAAAAGAT includes:
- the tuf gene encoding elongation factor Tu — encoded protein: MAKAKFERNKPHCNIGTIGHVDHGKTTLTAAITKTLNVRLGTGQAVAFDMIDKAPEERERGITISTSHVEYETEKRHYAHVDCPGHADYVKNMITGAAQMDGAILVVAATDGVMAQTKEHILLSRQVGVPYIVVFMNKCDMVDDAELLELVEMEVRDLLSEYEFPGDDTPVIQGSALKALEDPNGEWGDKILELMNAVDSYVPDPVRDTDKPFLMPVEDVFTITGRGTVATGRVERGTLHLNEEVEVVGIKEESRKTVVTGIEMFRKMLDEAQAGDNIGALLRGIQRTEIERGQVLSKPGTVKCHKKFTAQVYVLTKDEGGRHTPFFNNYRPQFYFRTTDVTGVCDLPAGTEMCMPGDNVEMTIELIHPIAMEQGLTFAIREGGRTVGSGRVATIME
- the fusA gene encoding elongation factor G codes for the protein MAGREYPLERTRNIGIMAHIDAGKTTLTERILFYTGVNYKIGDTHEGTATMDWMEQEQERGITITSAATTCHWTLQEGTQAKPGALEHRINIIDTPGHVDFTVEVERSLRVLDGAVGVFCAKGGVEPQSENVWRQADTYNVPRMAFINKMDILGANFYGAVEQIKTRLGKNAICIQLPIGKEDSFKGIIDLFEMKAYIYNDEKGEDISIVDIPDDMKDDAELYRSELVEKISELDDDLMMMYLEGEEPTNEQLKAALRKGTCECTAIPVCCGTAYRNKGVQKLLNAVLEFMPAPTDIPAIKGVDLDGNEVERHSSDEEPFSALAFKIMADPFVGKLAFFRVYSGTVNSGSYVLNATKDKKERVGRILQMHANKRAELDKVYSGDIAAAVGFKVTTTGDTICDEQHPVILESMEFPEPVIELAIEPKTKAGQGKMGEALAKLAEEDPTFRAHTNPETGQTIIAGMGELHLEIIVDRLLREFKVEANVGAPQVSYKETFTKPVDQDYKYAKQSGGRGQYGHCKVKFEPMDPNGEEIFKFESTVVGGAIPKEYIPAVGEGIEEASKSGVLGGFPVLGVHANVYDGSYHEVDSSEMAFHIAGSMAFKEAMKKANPVLLEPIMKVEVTMPEDYMGDVIGDINSRRGRIEGMEDIGGGKMVRGYVPLAEMFGYATDLRSKTQGRGNYSMFFEKYEQVPKSVQEKVLAAKSK